The Brassica rapa cultivar Chiifu-401-42 chromosome A10, CAAS_Brap_v3.01, whole genome shotgun sequence genome segment TGTTACCAatattttctttctattttaattCAGAAAATGAGGTGTAAACTACAATATCAGTTAATAAAAGTATTTGTGGAAAATATAGAAAAACTTTCAATATGAGGAGAGGATTATTCAACTTCAACCCATTCGTTTTAAGTTTTCTTTTGAGTTTTCCTGGTTGTCAATGTTTATGCTGCATCTGTGCATCATGCCAACAAAAACTGCAAACGTCATCAACGGTCATTGTCGTTCCCACACACCAAAGACCAAATTTTCAACCATCGATTGTCGCTGCTATGCCTCTCTTATCTTTTCCTTCGCCTCATAATATATAACAAAGACTACTATACCTATAAGGAGATATTCTATTAATCACTTATCGACCACAAGAACGAAAACGTGTACCATTTTTCTTGATACTCAAAGTCACATCAAGATCAAGATTACGTGGAacgttcttcttcttcgtcttatATATGGCGCAGCCTTTGtaagaaaatttgaaatatatagcTAGGTTAAGAAAGCAATTATGGAGCTCGACTCTTACAACGAGCGCAAAGCTTTCGACGAGACCAAGGCAGGCGTCAAAGGTCTCGTCGATGCTCACATCACTGAGGTTCCTCATATCTTCCGTCTCCCTCAAGGTACCTTATCCGACAAGAAACCCTCAGTTTCTGCCTCTGCGATCCCTGTTGTCGACTTGGCAGAAGTAGACGTGTCACGTGAACGTGTCGTTGAAAAGATCAAAGATGCTGCAGAGACCTGGGGGTTTTTTCAGGTGATCAATCATGGTGTTCCTTTAAGCGTTATTGAAGAGATCAAAGGAGGAGTTCGTAGGTTTCATGAGCAAGATCTCGAAGTTAAGAAATCTTACTTCACTCGTGACCCCACCAAGAGTGTTGTCTACAATAGTAATTTTGATCTGTACAATCCTTCTTCTCTATGTGTTAACTGGAGAGACACCTTCGTTTGTTGCATGGCTCCCGATCCTCCAAACCTTGAAGAGATACCATTGGCTTGCaggtataaataaatattgttttctCTTCAAAAATCTTTGGAAATATATTGTTGATTCAGGGCCGGATTTGAGATTTTGTGggataaaaatatttgttaagattttaataaaaaaatatttatataatttgtagGCTGacttttttgtatatattgatTCTAACTAAGGCAAAGTTTTGTGggataaaaatatttactagatttaatgaaaaatatttatataggtTGGAGGTTGATTTCTTTgcatataactttaaaaaattttgGGAACCAATGTCAATATTTTACTATATTGTGCGCAAATCCGGTCATGAATTTCTAACTGACATCATTGGCTCAGGGATGCTATGATTGAGTACTCGAAGCATGTGATGACCTTAGGTGGTTTTCTCTTTGAGCTTCTCTCAGAAGCTCTTGGTTTACACTCGGAGATACTTAAGAGCATGGATTGCATGAAGGCTTTGAATGTGCTCGGCCATTATTACCCTCCTTGTCCACAACCCGACCTAACTTTGGGCACAAGTCAGCATTCCGACAGCTCCTTCATCACCATTCTTCTTCAGGACCAAATCGGTGGTCTTCAAATTCTTCATAAGGACTCTTGGGTCGATGTCACTCCTCTTCCCGGAGCGCTCGTCATCAACATAGGAGATTATTTACAGGCAATATATCATTTTGGAGcttttaaaagtataatatacaATGCACTTATGCTGAGAAACAAGGACACCTTTTAATATGCAGCTAATAACGAATGACAAGTTCATAAGCGTGGAGCATAGGGTGCTTGCAAACAGAGCAGGACCGAGGATTTCTGTCGCGGGCTTTTTCAGCACAAATATGCTTCCCAATTCAACGGTTTACGGACCAATCAAAGAGCTTCTTTCTGAAGAAAACCCTCCAAAATACAAAGACATCACTTTAGAAGAATACAACAGGGGGTACTTTGAGAAAGGCCTTGACGGAACATCACATCTGTCTAGGTTCAAGATATGAAGAGCATCTGAGTTAAAATATATGTTCATCAGTTCTTGTCTTGTTTCCCCTCTTAGCTCCCCTATAACTAAACCACTACCAAAAGTAAGTACAGAAATTGTGTGTCAGCATTTATTAAATTCCCATCGTAACAGCTTTGTATTGGATCTACAGAAATAAAATCATTGTTTGTGTATCAGAATAGAAGTTATTACTTCAATGTTGGTGCTAGTTATCATTAATTAtgcaaattttataaaatcattgtTTGTGTATCAGGATAAAAGTTGTTACTTCAATGTTGGTGCTAGTTATCATTATTTCGGTTCTTGAGTAAATAAAAGTCGCCAGATGTTTTCTTAGAACATTTAATTTAATGTTCAGAGAAATCTCTTCAAACAAATACTACTAGTAATAAtactataaacatataatataatgtatctaaatcttataatatatatttaaatcaactaatttttatcaaaataatatttatataatatgttttggtttagatttcataaattttacgagctttcttttaaaaacagcTGTAAAAATCTATAATAGATAACTTCctaaattatttctaatattttcTCTTTCAAATTCAGAAAATGATGTGTGAACTAGATTATTAGTCAATGAAAATATTtgtgaaaaatataataaaactttcaCTATGAGGAGGATTTTTTTGGATCAATATGAGGAAGATTATTCGACCCgttcgttttaagtttttttttttaagttttcctCGTTGTGACTGTTTATGCTGACATCACGGCCAACAACATGTGCTAACGTCATCAACGGTCATTGTCGTTCCACACACCAAAAGACCAAATTTCAACCATGGAGGCTGCAATGCCTCTCTTATCTTTTCCTTTACCTCATGTTCATAACAAAGAATAGATATACCTATAAGAGATACTGCCTTAATCACTAATCGACCACAAGATCGAAAACGTAAACTACTTTTCTTGATATTCAAGTAACATCAAGATGCAGACTACGTAcagtattcttcttcttcttcgtcctaTATATGGCGCAGCCTTTGTTAGAAATCTCGAAATAGTTTCAAAAGAACAAATATGGAGATCGACTCTTATAACGAGCGCAAAGCTTTCGACGAGACAAAAGCAGGAGTAAAAGGTCTCGTCGATGCTCACATCACTGAGGTTCCTCATATCTTCCGTCTCCCTCACGGTACCTTACCCGACAAGAAACCCTCTGTTTCTGCCTCCGCGATTCCTGTTATCGACCTTGCGGACGTCCATGTATCACGTGAAGGCATCGTTAAGAAGGTCAAAGACGCAGCGGAGACGTGGGGATTCTTCCAGGTGATCAATCATGGTGTTCCTTTAAGCGTTATCGAAGAGATCAAAGGTGGAGTTCGCAGGTTTCATGAGCAAGATCTTGAAGTTAAGAAATCTTACTTCACGCGTGACGTCACCAAGAGTGTTGTCTACAATAGTAATTTTGATCTGTACAATCCTTCTTCTCTATGTGTTAACTGGAGAGACTCCTTCGTTTGTTGTATGGCTCCTGATCCTCCAAACCCTGATGAGATCCCATTGGCTTGCAggtataaatattgtttttctCTTCAAACATCTTTGGAAGATATGTTGATTTTAACTAGGGCTGGATGAGATTTTGTGGATAtagatatttattaaaattttaatttaaaatatttatataattcagAGGCCGATTTCTTTGTATAtaactttttcaaattttgggaactaatgtcaatatatatatatatatatatatataatcctgAATTTCTAACTGACATCATTGGCTTAGGGATGCTATGATCGAGTACTCCAAGCATGTGATGACCTTAGGTGGTTTTCTCTTTGAACTCTTGTCCGAATCTCTTGGTTTGCACTCGGAGATGCTTAAGAGCATGGATTGCATGAAGGGTTTGAATATGATCGGCCATTATTACCCTCCTTGTCCACAACCCGACCTAACTTTTGGCACAAGTCAGCATTCCGACAGCTCCTTCATCACCATTCTTCTTCAGGACCAAATCGGTGGTCTTCAAATTCTTCATAAGGACTCTTGGGTCGATGTCTCTCCTCTTCCTGGAGCGCTCGTCATCAACATAGGAGATTTCTTGCAGGCAACTTCattgaatatattatttttggaacttTTATAAATGCACTTTTGCTGAGAAACTAGGATACACCTTTTAATATGCAGATAATAACGAATGACAAGTTTAAAAGTGTGGAGCATAGGGTGCTTGCAAACAGAGCTGGACCGAGGATTTCTGTCGCGGGCTTTTTCAGCACAAATATGCTTCCCAATTCAACGGTTTACGGACCAATCAAAGAACTCCTCTCTGAAGAAAACCCTCCAAAATACAAAGACTTCACTTTAGAAGAATACACAAAGGGATATATTGAGAAAGGCCTCGACGGAACATCGCATCTATCCAGGTTCAAGATATGAAAAACACTTAAAAGAGTAAAGtcttttgctaaaaaaaaaagagtgaggTCTTTTGTTTGAATCAATATATATGCATATGTTGAGTTAGTACTTGCTTGTTTTCCATTTTAGCTCCTCTATAACCAAACCATTACCAAAAATAAGTAGATAATTGTGTATGTCAGCATTTATAAATTCCCACCCTTATGTATGGTGACATTTTGTATTTGATTCTAcagatataaaataattgtttgtGTATCAGGATAAAAGTTGTTACTTCAATGTTGGTGCTAAATTATCGTTGTTGTTTTTTGCAAATTTTATGAAgattttctttaaatatatgGATAGTGTTTGAAACGGTTGATGAAATAACTTAGGTCATGCTTTTTTCGGTTCCTCCTGTAGGTGTGACTTTTATTATGTTTCCTTGCTACATTTAATAATAGGAGAAAActattgaaacaaaaaataatactattcACTTACTATTTCGAATTTTGGATGATACTATTCAAACTCATTAACTCCTTTGACTTATATAAACAATGCACACACTGATTTCTCTCCTACCTCACCCTCCAAAATAATTTGAATAAATCCACctctaaatataaaaattaattaaaaaattcacATAacgagattaaaaaaaaaaaaaagaaaagagcgACATTATGGGTTTCAACTAAACAGGCAGTATTGAGGAACTTCTAGAACCTCTACTACTTCCAAAAGAGAAGAAACATCTCTTCATCACTCTGTTattaccaccaccaccactaccGCTACAACCTCCAACATCTCCGACCACCATTGGAAACTTCTCAGTATTCCGACCAATCACCTCTTGAAGCTCCAGATACAGCTGGCGATCCACTGAAGAATCCATCGAGATCGATCTTCTTATGGGCTGAATCTCACCGAACTGATTATCATTGCCACGAGTATTGATGCACTCGTCTCCTTTACTAATCACCTTACGAAATATTCTCTCTTTATTATGCATTGCACGATGATCGAACCTTCTAGGGGAAGGACTGATCAACACCTCGTCCGAGGTAGCTCTTTCTTCTTCCGCAAGAAAGTCTCTGTTTCTCACGCTTTGTCTGTTATCACCATTACTTGCCCCAAGCTCGATCACTAGGAAGTCATCGTCGCCTCTTACAACCTCACCGGGTTCAAGACTCCTGTTACTACGAGGAGGAGAAGGATTATCCTCTGGGGCAGAGATTAGGTCAAGAGAGAAACTTGCGTCCCAAGAAACGCTGGTTCTACACAATGGACAGTTCGCGTTGCTCTGAAGCCAAATATCGATACAATCAATGTGGAACACGTGGCAACAGTTTGGAATAATCCTCAGCTTCTCGTCTTCTTGAAACTCGTTTAAGCAAACAGAGCATTCTTGTGAGCTCTTGTTATGATCTTCACCTCCTGGAGCAACGTCTCTCTTCTTGAACTTGAAGATTGGGATAGCTCTGATGGCGGATTCGTCTAGACCTCGGTTTAGCTCGTGAGGAGTGTATATCATTAGAGGGTTCTGATCACTGCTTCGTCTGCGGCGGCGGAAGATGTCGATTTGGTGCCAGTTAAGACAGCATTTTATGACAAAGATGTAATAACTTACAAGAAGTAACGCAGTGGCTAAGATTCCGATCACTGCGACGGCGAGGATGGGGAATGTCGTGCCGGAAGAGCTTCCTCGTGGGAAAATATGGCTTGTGAAGGTAGTTGAGGGCCGTGGCGGTGGCGGCGGCGGATACGCCAGGTTGTTGAAAGGGTTGCGACGGTCCGTTAGATCCatttgattataaatttatttttggaaagaTATATAAAACCAACCCTTTGGGATGTGAGGGCAATGTtgatagaaaaaaaatcaagaatcaagtaattttttttattatgaatcaaatcaagaaGCTTGAGagtttgtttgtgtgtttatatacgTACATGCGTGTGTAAGTGAAAGACCAGAGAGTGGTAGAGAAGAAAAACAGAGATTTAAATAAATGAGGTGGAAGAGACAGAGAAGGAGTTGGTGAGATTTCAGAGGctcttaatatatttatttaagttaTCATCATCTTTGTGAATCTTTTATTAGTTTGATTTTTCTCGATCTATGTGACTTGTTTGCTGTAAGATTTCTTTATCTAGACATTTCTTCTGTACTTTTTAGTGAGGAAATCAATAAGAAGAAAGTCTTACTTATCACAAGTGGACTCACTTAATCTACATTTTGATTATAATTTATTTGGATCTTCTTCTGATAGTGAAAGTTTTGTCTGTCCTTGTAGATTACTCAACTCATATGTGGTGATGATAAACTTCGATAATTCACTAATCTTGTGGCACCATTTTCCCAGATATCAGCATCTGTAAACTCCAGCTAACCATGCTTGTCGGTTGCTAattaaattgattattttttggAATAATTATTGAGACTTTGATTAACATAATTTACATGGTTTCTATTTTTGTAAACTACCGTGAAGGCAAAAAATATAAGAATGAGAAGAAAAGTCAAATCCACCGCAAGAACTCAAAGTTTTttgctttgatttttttatttcgtAATCTAATTTAGATCTATATAAactgagaaaaagaaaaaaatcaagcttttttttttttttttttttttttttttttttttttttcagagagAGATTGAACACGGGGGGATCAAGTtcaacagagagagagaaaagagagagaaagtagatctAACCTGGGTCCGGCGgacggccggcgcgtgagcgagcgtgccgtcgccggagccCTCTGTCCTTCGCCAAGATGTTCCTCCTCCGCTTCTACTGGTCTGCCTTCCCCGACCGCCTTGTTCGAGCTCTGGCTTAGTCCCCAATCGTCGTTATCATCTCGTGAAGTTCCGATAGCGACGGTGGATAACCGGCTGGAGTAACGACGCGGGCGTGTGGAGGGTCACGGCATGGTGAAGTCGGCATGTCAGTCTTTAGTTTCAATCCGGGAGATGGATGCTTATTCAGATCCGTCGCCGCCGGTCCTAGTCTCCGGGAGGTAGGGGCTTCCGCAGCTCAGCCATCGCCGGCTCTGTTTCCGGGGGGTGAAGGCTTCCATAGTCTTGCGCCGCCGGCTTTAGGTTTCTTGTCGTAAGGTAGGGTTTGTTCCCGTTTGTTGGTCTGTTTGGTTTGTGTTCCTGGTTCTTGGCTCCTGTGGTTCGCGGCTTCACTTTTCTGGATTAGATCTCGATTTAATCGATTGAACTATCCGATCTTTAGACAAGCGTGAATGGAGTGAGATGATTTGCGGTGTCGCTCTTTTGGGGAGGGTGCCTGGGGACTCGGTACGAGTTCGTTGAGTTGGTTTCTATGGAGGCTCGGCGGTATTACGAGCTCCGGTGAATCGTCGGTTACAGTGTCGCCGTTTTCGAAGCGGCGTCGATCAAGTTGCGGTGGACAGGGTGAGATCGCGTTGATGCGAACACGTGTCCGACCCCTTTCGGTTTTGGGTCGCAAGCAGGCGGTTAGGTTCTAGCTGTTTGGGCCCTAggccttttgttttattttttgctttttctGTGGGCTTTAAGCtgtgtatttggtgaaaataTTGGGCCTCGGCCTGTTGAATGTTAATTTAaattgacggaaaaaaaaaaaaactgagaaaAAGAAATGACACTGGCAGACAATATAAAAAGGACAAGGTAAGGAAGACCATGTTTCCTTATTCTGtcgtgtatgtatgtatgtttgACGAGTTTGGCTCACGACAGGTCACAGAACAGGTTCGGTGAGAAATGCAGTTTCgtgttatattaaaatattgttatcaATAATGTA includes the following:
- the LOC103844265 gene encoding RING-H2 finger protein ATL1, translating into MDLTDRRNPFNNLAYPPPPPPRPSTTFTSHIFPRGSSSGTTFPILAVAVIGILATALLLVSYYIFVIKCCLNWHQIDIFRRRRRSSDQNPLMIYTPHELNRGLDESAIRAIPIFKFKKRDVAPGGEDHNKSSQECSVCLNEFQEDEKLRIIPNCCHVFHIDCIDIWLQSNANCPLCRTSVSWDASFSLDLISAPEDNPSPPRSNRSLEPGEVVRGDDDFLVIELGASNGDNRQSVRNRDFLAEEERATSDEVLISPSPRRFDHRAMHNKERIFRKVISKGDECINTRGNDNQFGEIQPIRRSISMDSSVDRQLYLELQEVIGRNTEKFPMVVGDVGGCSGSGGGGNNRVMKRCFFSFGSSRGSRSSSILPV
- the LOC103844264 gene encoding 1-aminocyclopropane-1-carboxylate oxidase homolog 6, whose translation is MEIDSYNERKAFDETKAGVKGLVDAHITEVPHIFRLPHGTLPDKKPSVSASAIPVIDLADVHVSREGIVKKVKDAAETWGFFQVINHGVPLSVIEEIKGGVRRFHEQDLEVKKSYFTRDVTKSVVYNSNFDLYNPSSLCVNWRDSFVCCMAPDPPNPDEIPLACRDAMIEYSKHVMTLGGFLFELLSESLGLHSEMLKSMDCMKGLNMIGHYYPPCPQPDLTFGTSQHSDSSFITILLQDQIGGLQILHKDSWVDVSPLPGALVINIGDFLQIITNDKFKSVEHRVLANRAGPRISVAGFFSTNMLPNSTVYGPIKELLSEENPPKYKDFTLEEYTKGYIEKGLDGTSHLSRFKI
- the LOC103844266 gene encoding 1-aminocyclopropane-1-carboxylate oxidase homolog 6 — encoded protein: MELDSYNERKAFDETKAGVKGLVDAHITEVPHIFRLPQGTLSDKKPSVSASAIPVVDLAEVDVSRERVVEKIKDAAETWGFFQVINHGVPLSVIEEIKGGVRRFHEQDLEVKKSYFTRDPTKSVVYNSNFDLYNPSSLCVNWRDTFVCCMAPDPPNLEEIPLACRDAMIEYSKHVMTLGGFLFELLSEALGLHSEILKSMDCMKALNVLGHYYPPCPQPDLTLGTSQHSDSSFITILLQDQIGGLQILHKDSWVDVTPLPGALVINIGDYLQLITNDKFISVEHRVLANRAGPRISVAGFFSTNMLPNSTVYGPIKELLSEENPPKYKDITLEEYNRGYFEKGLDGTSHLSRFKI